The following nucleotide sequence is from Siniperca chuatsi isolate FFG_IHB_CAS linkage group LG2, ASM2008510v1, whole genome shotgun sequence.
ctctctctctctctctcacagagtcacacagtcacacacttggacacacagagagaaggcaGTCAGTGAGAAGGCAGCAGTGTGTCAGAATCATTATCTCCAGTATTTTTCCATCTGTTGTTTGCCAGATTCTGCAGACTGGACCATACAATCCAGATGTGGTTTGGCCTCACATATAGAGCAAATCAGACTTCTGCTCGGTGGTGCTGATCCACTGACAGAACAGACGCTTTCTGGCAGACTGTGGTTATCAGGACAGAAAATGCACCTGAGCACATTAACACAACACATTTAGTTTATATAGACACAACTGAGAGATCTTCACTTGGATCCAACAGGAGTCAAGAACAAAGCAGGTGCTCCTGATGCTCAGGTGAATACTGTCAGCAAGACTGAGACTGGGGTTCACCACAGATTCAAGGCAAACTGCTTTCTGTTGCAtgccaaaacaaaatatataaattgtgTATTGTCAGCTCTGGTTATTAAAACAATAACCAGAACTGACACAAGCAAAGGCCACTGGATGCGACAACATGGTGGGGAAATGTATTGATTCTTCAATGCAGTGATTCTCTCTTGAAAGATTCAGCATTTGTgctgacatttgacatttttttaaatagtgctataagaatacattttttacagtacAAATGAGCAGCTACAATATTAAAGACAAATAGAACAAAAAAGATTAGGCAAATGGTTTAACTCTGTTGAAGGCTGTTCCGTTTTAAAGCCCCTGACAACTTTTCAGATCTTTACTAGTAGTATTTCTATTCTAGGAACTGcatacaattttttttccccactgtcaATATAATCACATAGATTCATGTTGGCATATGCTGTTAATACTGGTGATTTTTATGACAAAATTAATATTTGGTTCAGTCAAATTCTCTGGCCCCTCCCTTGCTGTGATGTAATAGGCAAAACTCTGGGATTTAAAAAGCACCTGGTAGGAAACAAATACTGACCAAAGCTCATTAGTTTAGACATTACAGCCACAGCAGGAAAAtaacaggtgtaactaatattaatgatggctgTGCTCCATTTGCAGGCAGGTGTACCAGTAAGCCAGCACACctgaatggaatgcagccattatgAATGTAAtgagttacacctgtgtttgacaagtcaaaatgtctgccgtgagAAAGGCTTGTTGTTTGTGAGTAAAGAGCAGACAGAGTGAGAACAAGTGGATGTGAGAGTGAGGAAGTTCAGCTGGAGTTCAGCCACAGTTTATAATTTGACATCTTCTACTTTAATAAACACTTGAGTTGACCTAAGCAGGCAGCTTCATCCTGACAGGAATAatatccaataatatatatgcAGAGTTGGACTGAGCAGAGCAgtgtaaataaatgacaaactgactgGCCGCTGGGTTTCAATCCAAGCACACCAGTTAACCTGATAGCTGATTCACATGCTGTAATGAACTTGTGGCTGCTGACCCATGTGAGAATATACCACATGGCCTAAAATATGTGGACACCTCAACATTACAGCAATATGTGATAGTTGAACATGtgattccaaaaccatgggcattaacctgctgctctaacagcctccactcatCAGGCTatctggctgcagggattttctCCCATCCAGCtgcaagagcattagtgaggtccaacactgatgttgggagATAAGGTCTGGCCCAACAGTCGGCAATAAatttcatcccaaaggtgttggatggggttgagatCAGGGCTCAAACTGCAACATCACTGTTATAGACTATTTACACTCTGTAATCGCTTgcttaatatttatttattactttcagTGGACATGACATCACATCAGGTTCAGTACTGAGTGTGGGCAGATTTTAGGAGGTTGAGGGTCAGTTAGTTAAACTGGTTCTGATTTTGGATCAGAAATTAATGTAATCAGTCTGTTAAATAGACTACAGAtgcatttttacacaattttttGATCAATGTTGATTACAACAAGTAATCAATCATCATTAAAAAGGTAAATTATAAGCTTGAGAAATCTTGAAAAACCTGACTACCATCACCTAGAGGTTGATCACTCTGAAAAGCTTTGCTGTTGAAGAAAAGGTTCATTCCAGATACACGCGACAACTCACAGATCATTGGAGATGATGCGGCAGAACTCCACGGGGAGGAAGAGTGGGTACGATTTTTTTCCACATCAGCTTAACATCAATCTGCAGTGTTAGTTCTTACCCAGATAGAAAACTGCTGAAGTTCTGCAGGTCACTGGCATCCATGACCACGTTCAGATCACTGATCTTCCTCTCAGACCTCTGACCCACCTGCAGGACAAACACACCATCAATTActcagttaaaaaataataataatactgagtCACTTAGTCAATGCAGTGATGAATGATAATGTGTTATCAAATGAAGCCAGTTTTGAAAAGAGAAGACTGTAGAGTAAGCAGGAACAGACATCCAGAGCTGCTTTTTCACAGAGCCAGGCAAAccgtttccccctgcttccagtttttatgtTAAGCTAGGCAAaccatgtcctgactccagctccgtacttaaaggtccagtgtgtaacatttaggagtagctattggcagaaatggaatatgatatttataagtatgttttcattagtgtataatcacctgaaaataagaattgttgtgttttcattaccttagaatgagccgttatctacatagggagcgggtccccttccacagaagccgccatgttgcaccgtcatgtttctacagtagcccagaacagacaaaccaatcactggctctaaaTTGGGCCTTTCGCGTTTCTCTTTTCtcgagtttcgcagccaccatagtttctcctacacacttggaactGGGGTGTGTGTGAtccgagcggtattcaaatggttgcaaactgcaatttcaccactagatgccactaaatcctacataccagacctttaacacacagacatgagactgatatccatctgaacatctcattctcaggaagaaagagaataagcatgtttccccaaaatgttgaactattcatttaaaCATCCATCTCCATGTTAAGGAGAAAGGTGTTCTATATTTGGGGAGCCATATAATATATCTGTGAATGGTTTCGAAAGGGTTACACcactaacaaaacatttttaaggttACTGGAAGTTGTATTAGCTCACATCATGTTGcaataaaaaatgtaagtattaatcaaaatataataaagggtaagaagagtgtgtgtttacaaaatgaCTCACTACAAAaccaaataattaatttctttatcaaaacaagtgaaaacttCAGTTTAATGACACTTCATGAGCCAGGGGAGCCAGGAGTGATTCAACGAAACCAGCTGTTCTGGTGTTTAATCCAGAATGAAAACCAGAAGACTGTTGGACCTACATGAAGCAGGTTTACAGATCACAATACAGAATCTCCCTATAAGAAAATTACAATTACTGTTGactttacatatacagtatcgGCTGATGTTGAGGGTCAACCATCATTTTAGTTCATCTTGAAAAAcgtattctttgatcagatagttcctgatttaaatcataattgTGCCAGTTGTTTTAGACTGTACATTATTTAGAGATCATGTATGtctgatgtctgattggatgaTGCTTAAGACCTGACAgtgattttctttgttcttgAGTGTTTTGCGTgtctgacagctgctgctgaggtcTGAGGAGCTGCTAAAATCTAAACTGTGCACTTGATGCCTCATCAGTGAACCACTGAACATGGTCCTCTGTTGCCCTCTGCTGGCTGGACACAGCACCAGCACCCAATTACACAGTCAACAAAGGTGCTTTCAGTGTGTTACCAGAACCATTTTCAACATGCCTTTTGTCtctctaaaaatgtgttttgtgtaaatCCACAGATTTCTAGACTAGACCTAGAGTCTAAAATGTGCTGGatccaaaaatgtgtgtgaatgaaaagaaacagcacCGTCAATCTTTGCTTGACCAAAAGCATACAATAAATTGTGCGTAAGCAAAGGACACgagtgtgtgaatgcttagcTCTTCAATACCGCTGCTGAGTTTAATCCACATTTTTACTAATACTGTGgaaaatattataattttattgaGACTGAGGTTTTGGCTGGAGTTTTGTTTGATGACCAAACTTGATCTTGAAAAGGAgacataaaatattataaagagcagaaaaacattAGATGCTTTGCTTAGTTGATATTAGATGGGTACTAGCAGATGGACACAGAGATAGTTAGTTGAAAAGGACACAGAAATTAAAAGGAGAAGTTGGATGAACTGTGTAAATCTGGAAAACACTAAAAACCAGACTACAGTCTGAAAACAAGAACGGAGAGAAATTGATTGAATCCACAAACGTTTATATGCTATCTGGGACTAGATTCCATAAATATGGAAACTAGAAAAGGcaacattttctgaaaacatttgacatttgactgATCTTACTTTAGCTGAAACATGGTGCTTCAATGCATTCAGAAAGGCAAATTTTAGCCTTTCTGAATGTATTGAAGCTTAATTTTAAGCATCAACCAACTCCCTTTGTCAGGTGCCTTGGCGAGGGGGTGACAGAGGGAACATCTTTATCAACCAACAGCAATGGTGGCCACAGTGGGGTTTGGACCAGAGTCCCCTGTCTCTTCAACAGATTTtttcatgaaatgaaatgactcACCGTGACCTCAGAGAGCTGGAACTCCACCTGAAAGACTAGTTCAGAGCAGTGGCCTGATACACAAAGCTGCTGGACCAGCTTCCCGccacctagacacacacacactggtgtaAGTACATTATGACATTGCAAGGGACCCATTTAAAAGtgctctgtggagttttcttgtaaacaaacaaaagttaggTTTACATCCAGTGTTTCTCACcacaatgcatttttgtgtcttgaggtctaacaaaagtgttgaatgtatttctttcctcataaaaaagttttgcaaagcaggtgttttaaatattttaaatcttgtattgtttacatccatgtacatgttagcagtcttcttcttcccttcctttgttggcacattttGTGGCGCGTTATCGCTGCCAACTgtcgatcagtggaatagtgtgaaaccaacAGGATGTGATTCACGATTCGGACTCttcaaaacattgctccataacATTGCTAGTGGTCAACAACTCCACATGGTACCTTTAacatcacaaaacatttttttgataTTTGGCCATGATAGTAATAAGCATGGAAACACAGTACTAAACTGTAGTAACGCTATGGGTAAACAATAggaacaatatactgtacatatgaagaattagggctgcaactaatgattattttgaacAATTAATCTGCTGGTTATTGTcctgattcattgattaataaTTGTATCTATAAAAcctcagaaaacagagaaggCTGTGGATTCAGACAGTGCTGTACTCTTACTGCTTTGCAGAGTCTTTGTGGTGCAGCTGTTCAGACTGATGCCATTCATCTGTGTCTGCTGCTTCAggtcctcctccagctcctccacctcctccttcagCCTGAACAGCAccttctccttccctcctccttgTCTCTGTCCACATATATATGACCTGTGGAGACAGACAACGGACTGTTCATTTACAGCACTTCAATTTACCATTTTCTACTTAACCACATGCCTCTGCACCACCTGGGTGTAATAGTAAGTTCAACAGGGAAAGATGTAAAGTTGGATGCTACAggctgaaaagtgaaaaagtgtgtgagagagatttaaaaatgaagaataaaaatgaaactcaCATGGCATCCTGCATTTGTCCTCTGAAGTGGAAAGTTATTTCCTTGTGGTTGTCCTGCTGTTGGTGCTGCAATGCTGCAACTTCAGCCTGGAGACACTCAATCTGAGCCTCCAGCACCCTCACCTCCTCAGTATTCTCCTCGCTCATCTTCTCCTCCATCCTGAAGGACAAACACAGACtgattcaataaaataaataaaaaacatttaaaagtttcCATGGGTGAAGAGGGCAGCATAAAAGCACTGGTACACCAATGaatacaatacaaacaacataaacaggcTAATAAGACAACTGTCACAAACGGGCAGGGCACAAAATTAGCACCAGCCACCAgccaaatgctggtaaaatatgcaagtggctggtagatttgCTTCACTCACCAGGGGGAAACAAACAATGGAAATCTATTGCGTGGCTTGTAAAATTTGAACATTCACTAGCCATTTGGCCGGtggacaaaaaagttaattttgcaCCTTGCAAAATGGTTTAAATAATATACTATATGCAGGATGTGAAAGGATACTATTTGAGACTTGATTGTTTACAGTAAAGCTACTGATGAAGACGCGTGATGAGAAAATACTGACGGAGTGAAAAAGACAAAGTTAATATGGGACCACCCAGCATTAAAAAGGTTGTGATTTTAAGTCTGTTAACTAggttataaattataaatagagAGGCCGTTTTCCCATTGTGTTTAAGTATGAATGCACTTCCCACCACCTCAACGCGTGGCTGAATTATAAAAGAAATACACTGTCAAAAGGGTTAAGCTGGGTTACGTTAATTTTATTCACAGCAGTTGTCAAATCTAGCTAGCTAAAATGACGATAATGACTTTAGCAAAACAATTACACTAGGCGAAGTTAGACTGACTGTCGTGTCTAAAGTTAACTTCGTCTCCGTTATAATATcgaattatttaaataattgttactTTAAAGTACTAAATCCACAGATATAAAAGAGTGTTATTCATTTTATGGAAAAAGTAAACACTTTTCCTCACCTGATTGCTTCTTCGCCCTGACAACCAAAACAGTTTGGAGCCTCGCGCCCTCTGGACCATACCACTTTTCACGTGTCGGAGGGGGAATAAACTGTTTCTGTGATGAAGTGTCAGACAGTGTGCCTTTCTGTAGGTACAAACTGCAAATGTTTATAGAGATGTAttgtaaaagtacaaattaGCGCTTCATTATTGCTAATAGACACGAAACAAAAACCTGTCAGAGCTGGAAGTTGTGAGACTCCCCTCTACATAGAAAGCCGTATCTGTATAGTCGCAGATGTTTGTAATCGAGAATGATTACTACGGGTTTGAGCtaatcaatataaaaaaaataattatttcttCTTTGATTAAACAtcataattaaacattttcacagataaaCGTACCGGCATCCCTTTCTggctttatttgtgtttttctaaacCACGGCGGAACGTTTCAGTTCTACGGAAACAAGTGCGGAAGGAAAATCGTCAGGAGTGCAGCCCCGGACAGCGGACAGAGTTAACGGTAACACCAGCTGGACACATGTGAGGTAAACATTTGTTGGGTTTTCTGTCGATATAAAGTAAACCTGTAGTTTGATCGTGGTAACGCCATCAGCTCAGTTATAAGTTAATTTATTTAGAGATAGTAGTTTATTTAAACTCTGCGTGCCGCTGTTTTAGTTCCTCCAAAGATTCAGTGAAGGTCTTCAGGCTGAGCTGATGGAGACGTTAAAGTCCACTAAACGTCAAGAAATTGcgtctgttttgttttacttacttattttcCCCTCTTAGTGTAGTCTATCCACGCAGGGAGTATTGTTGTATCATATTGACTTTTCTCgtttcatttttttgtcagtcaCAAGTGTATTAGGTCCACCTACCTACAGCTAACACAGTCTATCAACAGCTCTGCAATAAACCCTGCCAATCGTGatggttataatgttcagttttgttgaatCCGTTTTAtaaaggtgttgattcaactgtatggtcgTTTAGGAAGCTTACGTGTGTAGTTTAATCAACACTTACAATGGttgtataaatataaagagtgCAGATCTCCTCTAGCTGACAGAGAGAGCCAACCTACACTCATGCAGTCTTAGTGATGATTCCTAAAGCTGTCACCAGTTATGAATCTATGATACAATAGGTATATACAAATTCATGACTCCTGGAATTTTTTTAGTCCAACCGCCAGTCCAAAAACCtaaagtcagaatcagaaacaggtttattgccaagtatgttttcacatacaaggaatttgcctagATATTTTgttgcataacaataaacataataagggaaaagaaaaaactgcaaaagttaagaatcataaatataacaaatgtacaaaaaagtaaaatatatctgtttttaaaaagtaaagcaAAATGACAAAGTTAGATATGACAGATaatctattatcaaaattgttattgAGAAAAATTCTGGTTGATCGACTTCGACTAATCAAACTTTTTTGGCACTGCTAAGGTGCAGGTACTCACACTGAAACCTTATGGTTCATCAAAGTCAGCACCCATCCATGGTCTATTGACGAGTGGATGAATGTATAGGCAGTTAATAGATGGTTGAGCCTGGTGCTTGTTGTCTGTGCAGTGACTGTTGTCGTGGATACGGAGTGATGCGGCGGCTGTACGTCGGCGGGTTGAGCCACTCGATCACCCAGAAGGATCTGAAGGATCGATTCGGAAAGTTTGGAGAAGTGGAGGATGTGGAGCTCCGGACCAGGAGGGATGATGAGGGTGAGGAATCCATTACACACTCTGACACTCTGACAGTCGTGATGATAACAATAACAGTGTCTAATTTTTAAATtccatttagtttagtttatcctgtatttaatgttttatacacACTAAGGTCTTAAACTTGCTTGAGATGCAAATATAATCCATCAAGGTCAACATAGTCATTATCATGTAAgactgttaaataaaatatctttgttGCATTCAAAGAAGCTCTCATAGCTGATATTTAAGAATCGGCTGCTGAACAGCAACTTTATTAATGCAAGAATTTAAATTCACATTATTGGCTTAAGTaattttgcttattgtttgtctttaaaTCTCAAACACTATAGCTTGTCTGTATGGAGTCTGGAGTGTGCCACTGGAATTACTTGTACAGTGTTTGATTATGATCAAATAATAAATTGAtcaatttgaaacatttatcaCTAGTGCTCTGATTCTGCTTACATGTctttatattaaatattgaaGCGATCACAAGAATTATAtgtcaaatgtacattaaataCAGCAGCCAGAGGAAAAGTTAAAGTTTGCGattccattttaaaattcaactaatatttttttaatttaaatgcaaacgtatttaatttctttacaaGCATTTTTAATGTATCGATTGTTgtattgattcattttaaataaacattggAAGTCTGTACTGACATTTGGAGTCTTGCTGGCACTCAAATATCAGACATCAGCGCTTCGTTAAACACACCGAcagggatttttcacaacttgGTTGCTCACAACAACATCACCAAATGGTGATTATGGAACTTTGACCAAAAATAAAGTCGACTAAAAGTTGGCTGTGATGATTGACTGACTGTTATGTCTCTgcagcaagtttcaagtctctgcaggtTGATTTTCATAGAAATTAACTGAagccaatggctgcctggaagaaaggaaatataaaaACTGATAGTCTGATTtggaaaatgttcagtttgaatTTTAAGTACATGCATGTTTGGGATAATCCAAATTAGCATTATCATCCTGTAGTGAACAGAAACGTCTTTAGGCTTCCTTTTTAGTATCAGTTGTTGTGGTTCCATCAGGTATAAatcatatttgttgttgttatattatttttgttcagAGATCTCCTCAGTGACCTGCATGTGCTCTGACTCTTGCTGTTCTCCTGCAGGTATTCCTTACAGAAAAacctactccattcagtgcagtgaggctACATTAACATCAACATTtcagctacaaaccacacatttgaagacagcgattcttagtagagagaagagttggtttgaacgggcgtcaaggaagccgaCCTGAAGAAATGTGAGTGAACCGAGCTGCTGCAGTAACTCAACAGCTTTATGTGTTCTGTTTAACTGATGTTCATTCAGACTGTCAGTGGGACACCTCAGCTGTCATTCTGCAAGAACCATCTATCTGAACATGTCATCTAGTGTCATTCAGCCTTTAAGTCTTATTTTACttaaaacaggagaaaatgcTGTCAGTTTTAGGAGATCACAAACTTCATGGATCAGTGTCTCTTGTTTCACTTGAGTGTCAGTGTCTTGTCAGTATCAATTCTGGTTCTGGAAGATTATTCAAACATGGTGATTTGTTTCGTGTTAGTGTCCCTTACGTTGTGCTCACCATAACTGACATCAGAGCTTGTGTTGTATCATCAGTGTGTTTCCTCTGCAGGTTTGACGGTGCTGAACAAATCCAAATGGAAAGGAGGAACTCTGCAGATTGAAACAGCCAAGGAGAGTTTCCTGCACAGGTAAAGGAAAGTCTTCAGACTTTCTAACATTAACAgattattaactgattaactgattattttctgtttgtgattttatacACTGGTATAAAAAAGGGGGAGCGGGTGTCGGAAAATCAAACACATTAAGGAGGATCCCACACACTGTTTGATTTTAAGGATTTTAGGTTCAGATCAGCAGATCTCTGTTGCAATGGCAAATAAACCGAATCTGCTTATAATTTTTTTGGCAAAGCTAAAGCCTGTCTCCTAAATGAAAGCAGGTGAGGAATCACAATATAACCATCtgtgcttttaaaaatattgaaatattgtttCCAAAACGGATCTTTAATTTTGTAGGGTGAAGGTGTTCAGATGGTCCTGGACTCAACATTCAAACAGATATCAGTCATTCTTGAGGGAGAAGTGGTTCcttacagcagcagagagtatattaagaaaaaaatattccacCTCCCTGAACCACACACTTATAATCTATGATGCTATATTCTTCCTGATCCCAGTGGGCGATGAGTTTGTGGTATTTGTGTCTTAGACTGGCTGAGGAGCGGCAGGCGGCAGCGGAGCATCGCCTCCAGCAGCCTGCAGCTGAGGACCAGCAACAGAAGATGCTGGACTCCATGAGCAGATCCGGCGTGGAAAACTTCACCATGAAGGCTGCGGTGCCAGGGACCGAAGTGCCAGGACACAAGGTCTGCTCAtctactgctgtgtgtgtgtgtgagagagtctGAGTGATAGGCAGTATCTCAGTTTGGTGTGGACATCAGATCCAGTAGAGCCCAATACCAATTTCAGCATTTGAAAGTTTCTCtgatggacaaactatgtaatagAGACACTGTTTGTAAATGCCCTCCAACATATCTTTGGCCTTTCTGTAATGACATTTCTTCATGTATAGAAGTAAGCTGCCTGCACAGGAATATGGAGTCACCCTAGTGTTTGTTTACCGTATATTCTCATATTAAAGCTGATATTCAAAAACACATTGAGGAGGGTGAAATAATACCTGTAGCCAACAACAATGGCTGACATGATAAATtaagtataatgtacatttctatAGCACTAATTCCATTAGTACAACTACCGAGTCATACCACTCTGCTTAATTTGAGTCCACTTTCCCATTATATCCTGACAGATGTTAAGCTGCTGTCAGGGAAACAACGGGAAGGTCAGaatacttttaatgtgaaaaatctgcTGGAACTGTTGAGTTGCATTCATGGTAGCTTAACATCGATcaggaaaaacagaaaggtAAAAGGACTGAAATTATTTGGTGAATGAAAATGGCACGTTATTAAAGAAGAGAAACtcaaagcagcagagtggtgagtatgaaatgaatctgttgtactgatggaattagtgctgtggaaatgtacataacactgaatttatcaagacaacagataaacatggaGGACATGTTGAGTTTGCAATAATAAATGGGAAGCAGGTGAAATTAGGAATAAAAGCCTATCTCTAAAATAAAGGCCATTGAAGTAAATAAAGGTCCCGGCCACTATTATTGGAGAGTTTACGGTAATCATCTTTTATGAGATGCACAGCAACATGTGTGAGGATGGAGGTGTTCACTGTCTTCTGGGTGTTCTGGTTTCAGGACTGGGTGGTCAGTAAATTCGGACGAGTCCTCCCCGTCCTGCAGCTCCGGTGTCAGAAAGGCAGCAGAGCTCGAACCCTGAAGTACGACCCGTCCAAATACAGCCACAACATCCGCAGGCTGGACCGGTCCACCGCAGACCAGCCCACACCTGTCACCCAGCTCACCTGGGAGGTACAGGGAGGGGATGATGACATCAGCAAGAAGAGGCGGGGAGAGTTCCCTCCATATGAGCCATCGAGACCCAAGAAGAGTCGGACAGACACGGTCAACTCCCATAATGCTGTGGGCAAAACCAGGTAACCATGTGATGTTGTCTGCTCCTAACAATCTGACCTAAAGGTTCCTGCTAGTTTCTGTAATTCCTAAACCTCCCTGATGGCTTCTGGGTGTCTCAGAAGTCCCTGATGGCTTTTGGGATCCTATATTTTCCAGGATTCTCAAAGGTTCCTGCTAGTTTTTGAGATTTTCCAAGTGGTATGCTCAGGAATTTCTGCTGGCCCTGGGATTCTCAAAAGTGACTGATCTCCAGCATTCCCAAAGGTTTTTACTGGTTTCCTGGATTTTTTTGGAAGTCCTGCTGGATTCTGGAATTCCCAAAACTTAATACTGGTTTCTGAGCTTTTCAGAAGTCCCTGCTGGTTTCTAGGATTCcatatttttcacttctttaGGAATTCTCATTGGTTTCGGATTAGCTCCTGGGATTGCCAAAACCACCTACTGGTTTCTATACTTCTCAGAAGTCTCAGCTAGTTCCTGACTTTCCATATTTTCCAAGTGCTTTCCAGGATTCTCAATGGTGCCCACTTGTTTAGTGGATTCCCGAATGTTCCTAAGGGTTTCTGTAATCCCTGCTGATTTTGGGTTTTACAAATTTGCAAGTCCTTCCAAGGTTTCTGGGATTGCCAAATCTTCCTATACTAATGGTTTTTGGAAATCTTATTAGTTCTTACTTGATTCCCAAAACTTATTGCTGGTTGTAGATTGCCAAAAGGTCCGACTTGTTTCTGGGATTCTCAGTTTCTGCTAGTTTGTCGAACTCCCAAACACTCACACTGATTACTTA
It contains:
- the LOC122865028 gene encoding centromere protein P — encoded protein: MEEKMSEENTEEVRVLEAQIECLQAEVAALQHQQQDNHKEITFHFRGQMQDAMSYICGQRQGGGKEKVLFRLKEEVEELEEDLKQQTQMNGISLNSCTTKTLQSSGGKLVQQLCVSGHCSELVFQVEFQLSEVTVGQRSERKISDLNVVMDASDLQNFSSFLSGVEESRDLLLFFRTLRTFSDRCNDRRRTFQHFQEKYPSVVSLSGGCRSEVMTLNHPELPGCVLFVHWSVEVSREGGVTPKIDLLTKIPERALQLLPSQAVGGAAEAFQSLLRILGPEAAMESVIRAVSLSQDT